In the genome of Patescibacteria group bacterium, the window GTTCAGGATATGCTATTAATGTTAAAATGGTATTCATTTAATTATTTAACCGACCAAGAAATCATAGAGATGTTTAGGAATCATGTTAGTGTCGTTCTAAATGATGATACTTTCCCGATTGAAGAAGCGCTGAAAATAGCTTTCTTGGGTATGTCGATATTAAACGATCGCGACGTTCTAAAGAAGCAAATTAAGGAAGCTTTATTGCAGAATAAGGAAAAAATAACCAGTCAATTAATTAAATTAAAAGATTCCAGCGTTGAGGGAACGATTGGCAATTGGTTACAGTTATATAATTCGGTTGTTGGGGTTGAGCTGGTTGATAGTTTAAAATTAGCAGAATTTTTTGTTAAAAATAAAAATTTTACGGCCCTAATGGATTTAGAGGCCGGAAAAATTAAAAAACTATTAGCTCTTTATGAAAAACTAAAATTATCATCCTTAACCCCTGAGGGCCTAGAAGAGGAAGAATTAGAAGAGGCCGGAGAAGGTCGTGTAATTTTAATGACCGGAACCGGCGCTAAAGAAGTTTATGATATCGAGGGAGACAAAAAAGAAGGACTCGTAAAAGAAGAGCTATTAACGCCAGAAACAAAAGCAGCTATAGCCGTTGCCTCGCCGTCAACAATAAAGGAAAATTTAGTGGTTACACCTATAGTTAATCAAGCTAAAGAGTTCGTTAAAGATTTGGAAAATATGAATTTGCCAAATTCATCCGAATTTACAAATAATGTTATCTCGACAAAAACAGAACCTGATTTTGAAAAAATAATTCAAAATATCGTTGGACAGGCCGGCCTGTCTTTTACCGACGAGAATCTAAAGACCAGGTTTATTGGTCTCATTACTTCTTATTTAAAAGGCGTACGAAAAGAATTAGACTTACGCGACGCTTTAATGCGCGGTGAAAAAGTGGGCGGTATGGGTTATGATCAACAAAAAATTACGGCAATTATGAATATTTTAGCCGGTAGCCGGATCGAAGAAAAAGAAAGCATGCAAAAAGAAACTACCAAACCAGCCCTAGCCGAAGGATTAACTTCGCCGATAGAAATTATTAATCCAGTAACGCCTGATTTATCTAGAGAGCCAGGCAAATTATTAGAAGAAGGAGAAGACGCTTTATTAACTGGATCGACGCAAAAGACATCAGACAATATAGAAGTGCAACAAGAAAAATTTTCTTCAGGTTCGCTTGCGCCCGTTGTTGATGATAGTAAAATACCGGAAAACGTTTCTTCGTCTTTTGAAAATATAGTAACATCCGAAGAAGAGCCGATTAAACAGCCTCCGGCAGAAGATTTTTTGGCAAAATTTGACTTGTCGTCGGCATTTGGTTCTGATAAAACCGAAGAAGCCGATCAGGGAATAAAATCACAAGAAGCAAGCGATATGAACATTGATGCTTCGATTGAAGATTTGAATTCCCAACTAGCTGCTAATAATGTTTTACCGACAGAAGAGGCTAAGCCAACAGAACTTGTCGAGCCCGCGTCTATTTCGGAACCAGAGCAGAAAATTGTCGAGCCCTCAGATGGTGCTATTAAAAATATCTATCGTGCTCCGGAGCCGGAAGAAGCGCCTCAGCCGCCCATAGAAGAGGTCAGGGTAACCCCAAGAGCCTATGGCCCGGTTGACGAGCTTAGAAGTCTAACCTTAGAAGATTGGCGACGTTGGGGAGGTGTGGGTGAAGCAGTAAAACTTATTTTAGATAAAATTAATTTATTAGCAGAAGAATCTTTGACTAAAAAATCTGAAGGCATCGCCGCCTGGAAAGGCTCAGAAATAAACAAAATGTATTTGGATATAGGTACCGAGGCAATTAATAATGGATTGTCGGTTGAGCAAGCTATTGAAAAAAGGAAAAGTGCTAATTTACCGACTTTAACCATTGACGAATTTAATGCTATTTCGGAAATAAATCAAAAACTACGTTTTTAACCCTACCACTAAACTACTAAAACTGGCGTAAAATTCAGGAGAATAGGGTATTTTAATTCGTAATTTGTAGTAGTAATGCAGTTTATTGTTCCTCAATTTATCGACATTGAACCTAAAATTATCGGGCCGGTTACGCCACGGCAGTTTATTATTTTAATTATTACCGGTGCGTTTATTTTTGTCGCTTATAAATTATCTGATTTTTCTTTATTTATTATCGAAGCGGTAGCTTTATTAGGCCTAGGAGGGACTCTAGCTTTTTTGAAAATAAACGGCCAACCGGTTCACTATTTTTTATTAAACTTAACCCAGACTTTTAAACGACCAATGTTAAGAATTTGGAGAAAAGATTTTATTATGGCAAAAGAATTAGCGGTTAAAGAAAAAGTAAAGATAGCGCCGGTAGCTATTCCGCGTAAAACGCTTTCTAATGCCCGGCTTTCAAATTTATCAATTTTAGTTGATACGGGCGGAATGTATCATGAGGAGGTTTGATTTAAATTTTTATGAGTAAAACTGCAGCCATTTCATCAACACAAAAATATTTAGACATCTCCGAGGTGCGAAGTGATTGTATTATTTTAAAAGACGGAACCATGCGAGCCGTGCTTTTGGTTTCTTCAATCAACTTTTCCTTAAAGTCAGAGGACGAGCAAAAGGCGACCGTTTCGGCTTATGTTCAATTTTTAAATACCTTGGAGCACCCCTTACAAATAATAATCCAGTCTCGTCGCCTGAATATCGAGAATTATTTAGTTGACCTAAATACCCGCCAAAAAGAGCAAACCAACAATTTATTAAAAGCTCAAATGGCCGAATATATTGATTTTATAAAAGAATTAGTCGATTTGGGAGAAATAATGACCAAGAAATTTTATGTTGTCGTGCCCTACAGTCCTATGGGTGATAAAAAATTAAAATTTTTCTCCCGCCTATCGAGCGCTTTTACGGCCGGATCAGCTATTAGACTGAAGCGCGAGCGATTTGAGGCCTATCGAGAGCAATTATTTAGAAGAGTTGATAATGTTAGTTCGGCGTTGTCGAGCATGGGGTTAAGAGTCGTGCCACTTGATACTCAAAGTTTAATTGAATTATTATATAATAGTTACAATCCGGTCGAATCGGCAGTTCAAAAATTAGCCGAAATAAATAAGCTTAACATCGAAACGATTTAATTTATGGCTATTCGTCCATCAGCTATTAATCGCGCCACTGCAATGCCAGAGAAGAAACCGACTCCTCAACAAAAGGAGCAGGTTAAAATTGTTCAAGAAAAGCAAATAAAAAATCTTTTAGATTCGGAAGAGGCATATTTAAAGGGACTAATGTCGGTTCGCGACTTGATTGCGCCGGCCGCGCTTAAGGTTAATCCTTCCTTTTTGCAATTAGGAGATAAATATATTAGAACGCTTTTCGTGACCGCTTATCCTCGTTATATTTCTGTAGGTTGGTTTGCGCCAGTAATAAATTTTAATGCTTCTCTTGATGTGGCCATGTTTTTCTATCCGGTTAATTCGGGTGTGGTTTTGAAACAACTGCAAAAGAGAGTGGGCAATATTGAAGCGGAATTATCAGCTGAGCGTGATAAAGGGATGCCTCGAGATCCGATTAAAGAGACCGCTTTACAAGATATTGAGAAGCTTCGCGACGACCTAACGACGGGAGTAGAACATTATTTTCAATTTGCTCTTTATGTAACCATGTATGCGAATTCATTGAAAGACCTTGATTCAATGACGGAAAAAATAGAAGCGCTATTCGGTTCAAAATTGATTTACACCAGACAAGTATTTTACCAAGCCGAACAAGGATTTAATTCGACCTTGCCTTTAGCTAGCGACGAGCTGATGGTGACCTTTAACATGAGTTCTTCTCCCTGTGCCTCATCTTTTCCTTTTATCTCCGCTGACGTTACTTCAGATACCGGGATTTTATATGGTATTAACAGGCACAACAATGGCCTGATTATCTTTGATAGATTTAGTATGCAGAATGCTAATATGAATGTTTTTGCTACTAGTGGCGCTGGCAAAAGCTACGCTATTAAGCTCGAGGTTTTGCGCTCAATGATGTTTGGCACCGATGTAATTATTATTGACCCAGAAAGAGAATATAAATATTTATCAGATGCCGTAGGAGGAACATATGTGAATATTTCTTTATCTTCGGATAGCAAAATTAATCCTTTTGATTTGCCCAGGGCTACTTCGGCCGATATGACTGCAGCTGACATAATTCGTTCGGCAGTTATTACTATTAAAGGATTGTTAAGAATTATGATTGGCAAGACCGACGAAAGAGGAACAAAGCAGTTTTCGCCGGAAGAGGATTCAATTATTGATCGCGCTCTACTTGAGACTTATGCTAAAAGAGATATTACGCCATCTGCTGACTTAAGCCAAATTACTGAAATGCCGACCATGTCTGATTTGCAAAATATTTTAGAGGGCATGGAGGGCGGGGCCCAGTTGTCAGAAAGGCTGAAAAAGTATACCGAAGGCACCTTTGCCGGACTATTAAATAATCCGACCAACGTTAAAGTTAATAATCAATTAATAGTTTTTTCGGTTCGCGACTTAGAAGATGAGCTTCGGCCGATAGCTATTTATACTATTGTCAATTATATTTGGAACATCGTCCGTTCTGAACTTAAAAAAAGAATTCTCGTCATTGATGAGGCTTGGTGGTTAATGCAGCAAGAGGATTCGGCAAAATTTATTTATGCTTTAGTCAAACGTTGCCGAAAATATTATCTAGGTGTGACTACGATCACTCAAGACGTTAACGATTTTTTGGTTTCTCCTTATGGCAAAGCTATTGTAAATAACTCGGCGCTGCAACTTTTATTAAAACAAGCTCCGGCGGCGATTGATTTAGTGGCGCAAACATTCATGTTAACCGAAGGAGAAAAATATTTACTATTAGAGTGCGGGGTAGGTGAAGGGATTTTTTTCGCTGGCGCCAAACACGCAGCCATTAAGATTATTGCTTCGTACTCCGAAGATCAATTAATTACTTCTGATCCGCGGCAAATCTTAGAAATCGAACAGGCCAAAAGGGAGTTTTCTCAAAAAGAGGCTGGCGATGCCGTGGTTGATCAGGGCGGGCAAAAAGAATTTGTTAAGGGTGTTGGTGATTTAGAAATTTAATATAAAATTATTTTATGAAAAAAGTAATCATCATTATTATCATTATACTTATAATCGGCGTTATTTTTTATTATTTAAATTGGCGCGGCAAAAACACCGCAAATCCTTTAATCCCAAGTAACAACCAGACCCAAATTAATGAACAGAACAATGATTTTACGAATGAGGGCCAAACTGACAATACGCCCGTAGACCCAACTGCTAAATTAGAAAACGATTTAACCGTGATGGCTCGCGCTTTTATTGAACAATACGGCTCATGGTCAAACCAATCTACCTTTTCCAATTTTACAGACCTTTATCCTTATATGACTAGCTCATTAATGGCGCAAACTCAAAACCTAGTTAACCAGAAAATAGCCGAAAAAAAATTATCCTTGAGTTATTATGGCATTACTACCAAAATATTATCTTTAGAATTGAAAAATTTGGCCGAGCCGACTGGCGAATTTTTTGCCAATATCCAACAACAAGAAACAAAAGGCGACACTACTACGGTTTTATACAAAACAGTAAAATTGGTTTTATTAAAAGAAGGGTCTCAATGGAAGGTCAATGACATCATTTTTAATCCATAATTTTATTAATTATGGGTGACTTTGTTGATCCAAAAATAAGAGAGGAAATAGAACGAAAGGATGCTTCGGATGCTGAAAAATATAATCTTGACACTTCTGATCCTGACTATCTAGCTGCTCAAAAGCGCGGCAGAGGAGAAGATGAAGAATTTGAAGAATCAATTAGGCAAATAAAAGAGCAACGCCAAGCCAGGGAATTAAAACAACAAAGACTTAAAGAAGCTTCTAGTCGAAAAGCAGCAATAAATCGACAAGTGCAAACTCCCGAAATGCAACAGACATATCGGGACTTCAAAGATCATAAAGGTTACTCTGATTTTAGTGAAGAAAGAGCCAGGGCCAGAGACAATAAAGAATATATGAATAAGGCCCGTGCATTATCTAACGTTGCCGTTGACGCAGCGGCAACAAGCATAAAGCGAGGCGATATTAAAGGAGCCATCACTGCTGGCCTAAAGGCTGCCGGAGAGATGGGAGGTCAAATAGCAACTGCCAAAATTTTGCAGTTCATGTGGGAAAATTTTTATTATGTGTTGCCAATATTTTATATAGATTTTCATTTTATAATGCGGTATATTGCTGGCTCTAAGTTGTTTTGTCGCCTAGGACAGGAATGGCTTATGAAAGGCAGTGGTAAGGCTGCTTCTGGAGCGCAAAAAGCATCAACAGCCGAACAAGGGTTAGAGGCGGCAAAATCTTCTACAACGGGAGCACAAGCGACTGCAGGACAAACAAGCGGAGATTTAAACAAGCTAGCTGATCAAATCGCCGAAGCCCCTAATAAATTTTTGGAAATTATCGAAATCGCTGCTTTAATGGTTTGTAATTTGATAATTGGCGCTGCAATTTATTTAATCCTGATATATATTTTTATCATGACTCATCCTTGCCAGTCAGCGGCTATTGTTACTCATTCCGAGGGCATTTTGAAGGCCTTTAAAAGTATTGGTATTAATTGTAAATAATTGTATGTTAATTAATAAAAACATTCTCGGCATATTTATCTTTATTCTTTTATTGTTTGTTTTTTTAATTGGCGGCGCTCATATTATTAAGGCGCAAACTACTTTCACCCCCTCGGTCGGGATAGGAGATAGTAATTTTCAAGCTGGTTCGGGCGTAGAAATTACAGGACTATCAATAGCTGATTATATTATTGCCGTTTATAAATGGTCAATTAGGGTTATCGCGATTTTAGCCGTTATTGTTATCATGGTGGCTGGCTTTCGTTGGGTTAGCGCTGCCGGAAATGCATCAGTAATCGGCCAAGCGAAGAATCAGATGATCGATGCATTTATCGGATTAATTTTAGTGATTGGCGCTAATTTATTGTTATATTTTATTAATCCGGCCTTGGTGAGGTTTAACGATCTTTCAATAACGCACATAAAGAAGGTTAGTTTGGATAATTATGATTTTCCGATAGAGCAAGCCATTATGCCTAATATCTGGGACGAAAGCGAAAAACAGCCAAATATTAAGGCTAGCGCCTGTGGAATACAGGCCGTGGATCAGGAAGATGGGAGAACTTATCTTGGGGTCAAATGTTCGTCGGCCGGAGTGCCGGGTGCTTCCATTAGGAAGCCTTGTGTTTTACAATTTAGTTTAACATCACAGGACTATCAAGATGATATTAATAAAAAAGCAGATATAGCCGAATATTTGGCAGATATTTATTATCTTGGCAAAGATTCTGGTTATAACGTAGAGTCTGGTTGTATTAGTAGGGGGTCGGTATTTAAATACATGATCCCGATTTACGGATTAATTGAGGCAGCGACTACGACGTATGGGAAGGTAAGTTTGCCCTTCAGAGATGATCCAACCGTAATGTACGATTTTGCTCTTGATCCATCAACTAATTGCGGCGTTAAAAAAGGAGAAGGAGATATTATAAAAAATAAGATTGGGATGAAAGTTGGGATAAAATGTCCTAATTCGAATTCAACGTGTGTCTTTGCTCTGGTTAATGTTACTGATGATAAAATAAATAAGACTGCCGTTAAATTTTATAGTTTTTGTAAACCAGATAGCGGAATGCCTATGTGTGAACCAAGTGAGAGAAGAGTAAATTGTGAAAGATATACTAATTGTAAAGTATCAGGATGCACAAATGAGATAGACGCATCCGGAAAATCAATTTGTTGCCAGCAGGCAGTTGATAGGGCGGTTTTGAGGAATTTTTAGTCGTCAAATTTTTATATCATGAATAAAAGAATACTATTGATAGTTTTGTTTTTTGTGGCGGTTATAGCCATAGCTTTGGTTTTGTATTTTTTTATTTTTAGGACCAATATTTCCGCGCCGCCGATTAATGAGGCGCAAAACTTAATCAACGAGCAAACCGGCAAATTGCCAGTAAGTCGTGAACAATGGGAGGGCATGACTATAAATGAGCGGGCTAGCGCCAATTTACCTTTATACGAATGGCAGGAAGCGGCGCCTGCTCAATCTTCAGAAGCACAGCCGGTAGTTTTGCAAGTCTCTGAGATAGCCAACGGCGGTAAAACCATTATTAATCCTGTTTCCAATGATTCGGCGCAAAGTGCCACATTGTCTTTCGATGGACAAAATAGCTTATTCTATAACTCAACTGATGGTAAATTCTATCAGGTAGATAAGAACGGCATTAAAACGTCTTTAAGCAATCAAGTTTTTCATAATGTCAGTAATGTTAATTGGGCGCCAAATAAGGACAGAGCGATTATCGAATATCCCGATGGCTTTAAAATAATGTATGATTTTAAAAATCAGAAACAATACACCCTGCCGAACAATTGGGAAGACTTTTCTTGGGATTCTCGCGGGAATCAAATTGTTTTCAAGGCTACTTCGCAATATTCACAAAATAATTGGTTAGCCGTAGCTAATTCCGATGGAACCGGGGCGAGGGCCATAGAAAATATGGGTGATAACGGCGATAAGGTTACCGTCTCCTGGTCGCCCAATAATCAAGTCGTTGCTTTTTCGGCTACTGGTCAAGCGCAATCAGCTTGGCAGCAAGAGGTTTTATTAATCGGCCAAAATGGAGAAAATTTTAAATCTTTGATTATCGATGGCCGTGGTTTTGAAACTCAATGGAATCCGCGAGGCGATAGCATAGCTTATAGTGTTTATAGTGCCGACAGCGGCTATAAACCAACATTATATTTAGTAAAAGCGCAGGGAGATGAAATCGGTAACGATAAAATTAACACAGGCCTTAACACCTGGTCTCATAAATGCGCTTATAATTCTAGCGGCAGTTATCTTTTTTGCGCCGTTCCTAAAAGTTTACCAGAGGGGTCGGGGATGATGAGCGAGTTAGCTACTAATCTGCAAGATAATTTTTATAAAATTAACGCCATTACCGGCGAAAAGACATTTTTAGCCGAAGGAGCAATGGGTGGTTATGATGTTTCCCAGCTATTTATTTCGGGAGACGATGGTACGTTATATTTTATTGATAAAAATTCAGGAATATTAAGATACATAAAATTAAGATAGATTGTGATCAATTTTTTCTTAAAAAATAGATTTTTTAGAACTTCCAAGCTCGGTTATCTCTTGGTGGTTTTTGTCTTAATGGGTTTTTTGTTTTTTTTATTTCAAAACGTGCTGGCTATTAGCTGTTGCTATGGTTCTAATATCGAGCCAAGGTGCAAAGATATTACTACTGGATTTTGTCCACTGCCATATACCATGCAGGCGAAAGATACTACTTGCGCTAATTGTACTGATTGTTTTTGCCAGGGCAGCTTCGCGCCAGCCGATGCTACTGATCCTGTGCCAACAAAAAATACAGAACAAAAAACTCCAGATATTATCCCTACTCTTCAAGTTCAAATTCCCGGTTTTTCTGGATTTTCCAAAGATATCCAAGTTTGTTTAGAGGAGGGCAAGACTTTAGACGAGTGTCAAAAGGGCAAAACAGGCTATTCAATTCCATGGATAGGGGAATATTTAATCGCTGTTTATAAATGGGCGGTTAGAGCTATCGCTATTTTGGCCGTGATAATTATTATGTGGGGCGGGTTGCAGTGGATATTAGCTCGTGGCAATTCCTCGGCCATTACGGAAGCTAAATCAAAAATAAGTTCAGCTTTGATCGGCATAGTAATTATCGTTGGTATGAATGTTTTTTTGTCGGCTATTAACCCCAATTTAACAATCTTAAAACCTATTACCCTGGGCAAGATTGAACCAATAATTATCACTCCATTAGATTCAGACAAAGAAGAGGGCGGTATTAGTGGTCCTAATGCCGGTACCAGCATAGATATGGGGGGCAATTGTTTTCCTGTTAGTGCGGATAGCATCAAACAAACCCAATGGAATTTTGGTAATAGCCGTAGTAGCGGCAAACGTTGTCATGCTGGCATTGATATTTTAACCAATTGGCGGTCGGGTAATGATAGTGTAGTGGCTATAGGGGACGGTCGCGTTTTGGCTGTTTACGGTTTTTATACTTGTAGTACCGAAACCGGTAAGGGTGGACACGTTAGTGCAATTTTTATTGATCACAAAAAATTAAATTATACAGTTTTATATGGTGAAGTAGATGATGATAGTATTCTGGTAAAAAATGGAGATGAAGTGAGGGCTGGTCAACTTTTAGGCCAAGCAAGCCGTTGTGGGATGTTACACCTTGAAATGTATGAAGCCGGTGCCAGAGGAAATAAAACATGGTATCCTCCAAATGGACAAAGAGTTGAGAATCAACCTAATTATTGCCAACAAAATTTTTTAAATACAAAGCCGTCAACATTATTGGACCCAACGGCCACTTTAAAATATTTAGATGGCAAAAGATGTAGTATTTAAAATTATGGCCTCTAATAAATTAAAAATAATATTTAATTGTTCGAAGTGCGACGCTCAATTTCCTAAATGGTTTGGTCAGTGTCCGGAGTGTGGTTCGTGGGGAACATTGCAAGAGATGGTTGAAAAACAAACGAGAGCTAAAAGTTTAAACGTCTCAGCTGGCGATGTTATTGATTTCGAAGAAGTGAAAGGCAGGGAGTTTCCTCGTACCAAAACTGGGCTAGAAGAATTAGATCGTGTTTTAGGTGGTGGCATAGTGCCGGGCTCCTTGATTTTACTGGGCGGTGAGCCTGGTATTGGTAAATCGACTCTAGTTCTGCAATTAGCCGCTAAATTAGCTAATAATTCAATTTTATATATTTCTGGAGAAGAGTCGGCCGAACAAATTAAGATGCGATTGGATCGTCTTAAGTTGCCGACGACGAATTTAAAATTTTTAGGCGAAACCGATATAGAAGTAATTTGCGCTACTATCGAAAAAGTAAAACCATCTTTGGCGATCATAGATTCAATTCAAACAATTTGGTTTTCTAATCTTCCTTCTGAGGCTGGCAACGTTAACCAAATTAAGGCTTGCACGGCAAAATTATTGGAAACTGCCAAAAAAAATAATGTACCTACGGTTATTATTGGTCACGTTACTAAAGAAGGGTTTGTCGCTGGACCAAAAACGCTAGAACATCTAGTTGATACAGTTCTTTATCTTGAAGGAGACCAATTTCACAACTTTAGACTATTACGCGCGGTAAAAAATCGTTTTGGCGCAACCAATGAAGTGGGTGTTTTTGATATGCGCGAAGGGGGATTAATAGAAGTTAAAAATCCTTCGGAAATATTTTTAGCTTCGCGAGACAAAGATTTGCCCGGAGTAGTAGTCGGCGCTATTGTTGAAGGTACGAGATCTTTTTTGGTTGAAGTTCAGGCCCTGGTAACTCAAACGCATTTTGGCTATCCCCAGCGCCGATCTATCGGCTTTGACAATAATCGGTTGCAATTAATTACTGCTATTTTATCGCGCCGTTGCGGGATAAATTTAGGTAATTATGATGTTCATATTAATATTGCTGGCGGCATTGATATCCGCGAGCCAGCCGTAGACCTACCGGTTTGTTTGTCGATTATTTCGGCTTTTAAAAATAAACCATTTGACCCGAAGATAGCGGCGTGTGGCGAGGTAGGCTTAGGAGCAGAAGTGCGACCAATAAATAGTATTGAAAAAAGAATCAAAGAAGCGGAGAGATTGGGTTTTAATAAAATATTAGTACCCAGGTCAGATCTTAAATCAATTAATCGTAAAATAGAGATAATTCAAATTAAAAATTTAAATGACGCAATGAAGTTATGGCTGTAAGGAACAAAAAAACATTAAGCATAATTTTAATTATTGTTTTTCTATTTTTTTTACTCAAAATAGGAGCCTTTAATTTTATAGCTGATTGGTTTAATCCTTCCCTTAGAGCAGCAACTAATGGAGGCGTAAAAACAGGTTCTTTCTTAAATAATTTAGAAAAAAATAATTTATTATCTGAATTGGACAATCTTAAGAATCAAAACACTGAGCTGCAAAAAGAGGTTGTTTCTTTGCGCGCCGAATTGGTTCAGTTTGATTTATTATCACGGCAAGTTGGGTTTATTGATCAACAAAAATATCATTATGTTCTGTCCAATGTTATCGGTCAAAACACAGAAGTCGGTATTAATTATTATATAGTCGACAGGGGAAGAGACGATAGAATCAGAGAGGGCGCAGCGGTTATTGTTAATGACGGATATTTGGTGGGCAAAATTGCCAAGGTCGATAAAAATTATGCTTATTTTTTACCGATTTACGATAATCATTTTTTAACCAGTGTTGATTTTTTAACCAAAGATCCCAAGGCCGGAGTAATTTCCGGTTTAGCCAAGGGCAAGCATGGCTTGAATATGCAAATAGACTTTGTGCCTTTGGATAAGAATATTAATAATGGTGACTATATTATCACCTCTGGCGTAGAAAAAGATATACCGCGAGGATTGATCGTCGGGCAGGTTGAAACGGTAGAAAGAAAGAATGAATCCGCATTTCAAAACATAATAACCAAACCCCTTGTTTCCCTGGGAGATTTAAGAATAGTGAGTATAGAGGTTAACG includes:
- a CDS encoding ATP-binding protein, giving the protein MAIRPSAINRATAMPEKKPTPQQKEQVKIVQEKQIKNLLDSEEAYLKGLMSVRDLIAPAALKVNPSFLQLGDKYIRTLFVTAYPRYISVGWFAPVINFNASLDVAMFFYPVNSGVVLKQLQKRVGNIEAELSAERDKGMPRDPIKETALQDIEKLRDDLTTGVEHYFQFALYVTMYANSLKDLDSMTEKIEALFGSKLIYTRQVFYQAEQGFNSTLPLASDELMVTFNMSSSPCASSFPFISADVTSDTGILYGINRHNNGLIIFDRFSMQNANMNVFATSGAGKSYAIKLEVLRSMMFGTDVIIIDPEREYKYLSDAVGGTYVNISLSSDSKINPFDLPRATSADMTAADIIRSAVITIKGLLRIMIGKTDERGTKQFSPEEDSIIDRALLETYAKRDITPSADLSQITEMPTMSDLQNILEGMEGGAQLSERLKKYTEGTFAGLLNNPTNVKVNNQLIVFSVRDLEDELRPIAIYTIVNYIWNIVRSELKKRILVIDEAWWLMQQEDSAKFIYALVKRCRKYYLGVTTITQDVNDFLVSPYGKAIVNNSALQLLLKQAPAAIDLVAQTFMLTEGEKYLLLECGVGEGIFFAGAKHAAIKIIASYSEDQLITSDPRQILEIEQAKREFSQKEAGDAVVDQGGQKEFVKGVGDLEI
- a CDS encoding pilin, yielding MLINKNILGIFIFILLLFVFLIGGAHIIKAQTTFTPSVGIGDSNFQAGSGVEITGLSIADYIIAVYKWSIRVIAILAVIVIMVAGFRWVSAAGNASVIGQAKNQMIDAFIGLILVIGANLLLYFINPALVRFNDLSITHIKKVSLDNYDFPIEQAIMPNIWDESEKQPNIKASACGIQAVDQEDGRTYLGVKCSSAGVPGASIRKPCVLQFSLTSQDYQDDINKKADIAEYLADIYYLGKDSGYNVESGCISRGSVFKYMIPIYGLIEAATTTYGKVSLPFRDDPTVMYDFALDPSTNCGVKKGEGDIIKNKIGMKVGIKCPNSNSTCVFALVNVTDDKINKTAVKFYSFCKPDSGMPMCEPSERRVNCERYTNCKVSGCTNEIDASGKSICCQQAVDRAVLRNF
- a CDS encoding M23 family metallopeptidase; translation: MINFFLKNRFFRTSKLGYLLVVFVLMGFLFFLFQNVLAISCCYGSNIEPRCKDITTGFCPLPYTMQAKDTTCANCTDCFCQGSFAPADATDPVPTKNTEQKTPDIIPTLQVQIPGFSGFSKDIQVCLEEGKTLDECQKGKTGYSIPWIGEYLIAVYKWAVRAIAILAVIIIMWGGLQWILARGNSSAITEAKSKISSALIGIVIIVGMNVFLSAINPNLTILKPITLGKIEPIIITPLDSDKEEGGISGPNAGTSIDMGGNCFPVSADSIKQTQWNFGNSRSSGKRCHAGIDILTNWRSGNDSVVAIGDGRVLAVYGFYTCSTETGKGGHVSAIFIDHKKLNYTVLYGEVDDDSILVKNGDEVRAGQLLGQASRCGMLHLEMYEAGARGNKTWYPPNGQRVENQPNYCQQNFLNTKPSTLLDPTATLKYLDGKRCSI
- the radA gene encoding DNA repair protein RadA codes for the protein MASNKLKIIFNCSKCDAQFPKWFGQCPECGSWGTLQEMVEKQTRAKSLNVSAGDVIDFEEVKGREFPRTKTGLEELDRVLGGGIVPGSLILLGGEPGIGKSTLVLQLAAKLANNSILYISGEESAEQIKMRLDRLKLPTTNLKFLGETDIEVICATIEKVKPSLAIIDSIQTIWFSNLPSEAGNVNQIKACTAKLLETAKKNNVPTVIIGHVTKEGFVAGPKTLEHLVDTVLYLEGDQFHNFRLLRAVKNRFGATNEVGVFDMREGGLIEVKNPSEIFLASRDKDLPGVVVGAIVEGTRSFLVEVQALVTQTHFGYPQRRSIGFDNNRLQLITAILSRRCGINLGNYDVHINIAGGIDIREPAVDLPVCLSIISAFKNKPFDPKIAACGEVGLGAEVRPINSIEKRIKEAERLGFNKILVPRSDLKSINRKIEIIQIKNLNDAMKLWL
- a CDS encoding rod shape-determining protein MreC, with product MAVRNKKTLSIILIIVFLFFLLKIGAFNFIADWFNPSLRAATNGGVKTGSFLNNLEKNNLLSELDNLKNQNTELQKEVVSLRAELVQFDLLSRQVGFIDQQKYHYVLSNVIGQNTEVGINYYIVDRGRDDRIREGAAVIVNDGYLVGKIAKVDKNYAYFLPIYDNHFLTSVDFLTKDPKAGVISGLAKGKHGLNMQIDFVPLDKNINNGDYIITSGVEKDIPRGLIVGQVETVERKNESAFQNIITKPLVSLGDLRIVSIEVNDNL